One Salvelinus fontinalis isolate EN_2023a chromosome 27, ASM2944872v1, whole genome shotgun sequence genomic region harbors:
- the LOC129825218 gene encoding protein SOGA3-like isoform X2, which produces MSQTEIEEMRTEMDEMRDTFYEEDTCQLQEMRRELERANKNCRILQYRLRKAERKKLRYAQTGEIDEELLRSLEQDLKVAKDVSVRLHHELENVEEKRTKTEDENEKLRQKLIEVEVTKQALQNELDKVKESQKRRGSKEVQRSDKKSAQTPTEDHNEDLKCQLAFIKEEAVLMRKKTAKIDKEKDRLEAELQKYRSFYGDLDSPHPKGEAGGPPSTRESELKLRLRLVEEEANILGRKIVELEVENRGLRAELDDLRGEGEGEGGSGGGAVGRVRVGRGHGEAMTELRQQLQLVEDEAELLRRNLADAEDHNKRVMGELNKLRFKAGTHEGGARHGGGVAGGGVSTEKADALQEELKTARLQINDLSGKVMQLQYENRVLLSNMQRYDLASHLALRGCTSPRDSDAESDAGGTGPNVHRESDDDSSSSRVLPPHRKREGPVGGESDSDEVRNQTRCLTPTRGLYTPPPEVAARFLPRSSRDRQQMIDIRVEAERLGRTIDRLIADTATIIAEARVYVSNGDLYGRGSGGEEEDEGGRIREHELLYRINAQMNAFRKELQGFIDRLEVPKPEDREEEPLSMFQPIILLILILVLFSSLSYATIFKLVFLFTLFFVL; this is translated from the exons ATGTCCCAGACGGAGATTGAGGAGATGAGGACGGAGATGGACGAGATGCGTGACACTTTCTACGAGGAGGACACGTGCCAGCTGCAGGAAATGAGGCGTGAGCTGGAGCGAGCCAATAAGAACTGCCGGATCCTCCAGTACCGGCTGAGGAAGGCTGAGAGGAAGAAGCTGCGCTATGCCCAGACAGGAGAGATCGACGAGGAACTACTGAGGAGCCTGGAGCAGgacctgaag GTAGCGAAGGATGTGTCTGTGAGGCTCCACCATGAGCTGGAGAATGTGGAGGAGAAACGCACAAAGACAGAGGACGAGAATGAGAAACTGAGGCAGAAACTCATCGAGGTGGAGGTGACTAAACAGGCCCTTCAGAATGAGCTGGACAAAGTCAAGGAG TCACAGAAGAGAAGAGGAAGCAAGGAGGTTCAACGATCTGACAAGAAGTCTGCCCAGACCCCAACAGAG GACCACAACGAGGACCTCAAGTGCCAGCTGGCCTTCATCAAGGAGGAGGCCGTGTTGATGAGGAAGAAGACAGCTAAGATCGACAAGGAAAAGGACCGGCTGGAGGCGGAGCTACAGAAGTACCGCTCCTTCTATGGGGACCTAGACAGCCCCCACCCCAAGGGTGAGGCCGGGGGACCCCCCAGCACCCGTGAGTCCGAGCTGAAGCTGCGTCTGCgtctggtggaggaggaggctaaCATCCTAGGGAGAAAGATTGTGGAGCTGGag GTGGAGAACCGGGGACTGAGGGCCGAGCTGGACGACCtcaggggagaaggggagggagaaggggggtcCGGTGGCGGGGCTGTGGGCAGGGTACGGGTGGGCCGGGGCCATGGGGAGGCCATGACAGAGCTGAGGCAGCAGCTGCAGCTGGTGGAGGACGAGGCAGagttactgaggaggaacctgGCAGACGCTGAGGATCACAACAAGAGGGTGATGGGAGAACTCAACAAGCTCAGGTTTAAGGCTGGGACACACGAGGGAGGAGCGAGGCATGGAGGAGGGGTGGCAGGAGGAGGAGTAAGCACAGAGAAGGCAGATGCACTGCAGGAAGAACTGAAGACAGCCAGGCTACAGATTAATGATCTCAGTGGGAAG gtGATGCAGCTGCAGTATGAGAACCGTGTTCTGCTCTCCAACATGCAGCGCTACGACCTGGCCTCCCACCTGGCCCTGAGGGGGTGCACAAGCCCCCGGGACAGCGATGCAGAAAGCGACGCGGGTGGGACCGGCCCAAACGTGCACCGCGAGAGTGATGatgactcctcctcctcccgcgTCCTGCCCCCGCACCGCAAACGCGAGGGCCCAGTGGGTGGGGAAAGTGACTCAGATGAGGTGCGGAACCAAACCCGCTGCCTCACACCCACCCGAGGTCTCTACACACCGCCCCCAGAGGTCGCCGCCCGCTTCCTGCCCCGCAGCTCACGGGATCGCCAGCAGATGATCGACATCCGGGTGGAGGCGGAGCGTCTTGGCAGGACCATCGACCGGTTAATTGCCGACACAGCAACCATCATCGCAGAGGCGCGGGTGTACGTTTCCAATGGTGACCTGTATGGGCGAGGCAgcgggggtgaggaggaggatgaggggggTAGGATCAGGGAGCATGAGCTGCTGTACAGGATCAATGCCCAGATGAACGCCTTCAGGAAGGAGCTACAGGGCTTCATAGACAGACTGGAGGTGCCCAAAcctgaggacagggaggaggaacCACTTtcg ATGTTTCAGCCCATCATTTTACTCATCCTCATACTAGTCttattctcctccctctcctatgCCACCATCTTTAAACTTGTCTTTCTGTTTACCCTTTTCTTCGTCCTGTGA
- the LOC129825218 gene encoding protein SOGA3-like isoform X1: MDDTMNSAASGAADFPVAASDNSTARRQHRAPSPTKIRECASKPTQKSFSRSKNIVPKGGSRNKVVNEGLRTAVVREKEIEKCDVEAFHSDGAETDAVNCNAKKADASREEGTEEIFQQPIDSQTRRSTLRLSCLKGESSQHIGSYRPDGSSTAGSVKGKAKKRGGEAVTASAGCSRNRSGEYVGCVPGLGLWSGGCLQTELIHFHLHKKLKRSASKMHTKAERAPGAEASAETEPATEAIEAEPVTQQDEGQEDELERLVDENEDLKTEIEEMRTEMDEMRDTFYEEDTCQLQEMRRELERANKNCRILQYRLRKAERKKLRYAQTGEIDEELLRSLEQDLKVAKDVSVRLHHELENVEEKRTKTEDENEKLRQKLIEVEVTKQALQNELDKVKESQKRRGSKEVQRSDKKSAQTPTEDHNEDLKCQLAFIKEEAVLMRKKTAKIDKEKDRLEAELQKYRSFYGDLDSPHPKGEAGGPPSTRESELKLRLRLVEEEANILGRKIVELEVENRGLRAELDDLRGEGEGEGGSGGGAVGRVRVGRGHGEAMTELRQQLQLVEDEAELLRRNLADAEDHNKRVMGELNKLRFKAGTHEGGARHGGGVAGGGVSTEKADALQEELKTARLQINDLSGKVMQLQYENRVLLSNMQRYDLASHLALRGCTSPRDSDAESDAGGTGPNVHRESDDDSSSSRVLPPHRKREGPVGGESDSDEVRNQTRCLTPTRGLYTPPPEVAARFLPRSSRDRQQMIDIRVEAERLGRTIDRLIADTATIIAEARVYVSNGDLYGRGSGGEEEDEGGRIREHELLYRINAQMNAFRKELQGFIDRLEVPKPEDREEEPLSMFQPIILLILILVLFSSLSYATIFKLVFLFTLFFVL; the protein is encoded by the exons ATGGATGACACGATGAACTCTGCCGCAAGCGGCGCTGCGGATTTTCCAGTGGCAGCATCAGACAATAGCACAGCGAGGAGGCAGCATCGGGCTCCCTCGCCGACCAAAATCCGGGAATGCGCCTCAAAACCGACCCAGAAATCCTTCAGCAGATCCAAAAATATAGTTCCCAAAGGAGGATCGAGGAATAAGGTGGTAAACGAGGGGCTTAGGACCGCTGTCGTGAGGGAGAAGGAGATCGAGAAATGCGACGTGGAAGCTTTTCACTCGGATGGTGCTGAAACCGATGCTGTCAATTGCAATGCAAAGAAGGCGGACGCTAGCAGAGAGGAAGGTACGGAGGAGATATTTCAACAGCCGATAGATTCTCAAACCCGTCGTTCCACGTTACGTTTATCCTGCCTCAAAGGCGAGTCTTCCCAACATATTGGGTCATACCGGCCAGACGGCTCGAGCACCGCGGGTTCGGTGAAAGGGAAAGCGAAGAAGCGGGGAGGGGAGGCAGTGACAGCATCAGCAGGCTGCAGCAGGAATAGAAGTGGGGAATACGTGGGCTGCGTGCCGGGCCTTGGTCTGTGGAGCGGGGGTTGCTTGCAGACTGAACTCATCCACTTCCACCTACATAAGAAACTGAAGAGAAGCGCCAGTAAGATGCACACCAAGGCAGAAAGGGCTCCGGGCGCGGAGGCCTCGGCCGAGACGGAACCGGCTACAGAGGCCATAGAGGCGGAGCCCGTGACACAGCAAGACGAGGGCCAGGAGGACGAGCTGGAGAGACTGGTGGATGAGAATGAAGATCTCAAG ACGGAGATTGAGGAGATGAGGACGGAGATGGACGAGATGCGTGACACTTTCTACGAGGAGGACACGTGCCAGCTGCAGGAAATGAGGCGTGAGCTGGAGCGAGCCAATAAGAACTGCCGGATCCTCCAGTACCGGCTGAGGAAGGCTGAGAGGAAGAAGCTGCGCTATGCCCAGACAGGAGAGATCGACGAGGAACTACTGAGGAGCCTGGAGCAGgacctgaag GTAGCGAAGGATGTGTCTGTGAGGCTCCACCATGAGCTGGAGAATGTGGAGGAGAAACGCACAAAGACAGAGGACGAGAATGAGAAACTGAGGCAGAAACTCATCGAGGTGGAGGTGACTAAACAGGCCCTTCAGAATGAGCTGGACAAAGTCAAGGAG TCACAGAAGAGAAGAGGAAGCAAGGAGGTTCAACGATCTGACAAGAAGTCTGCCCAGACCCCAACAGAG GACCACAACGAGGACCTCAAGTGCCAGCTGGCCTTCATCAAGGAGGAGGCCGTGTTGATGAGGAAGAAGACAGCTAAGATCGACAAGGAAAAGGACCGGCTGGAGGCGGAGCTACAGAAGTACCGCTCCTTCTATGGGGACCTAGACAGCCCCCACCCCAAGGGTGAGGCCGGGGGACCCCCCAGCACCCGTGAGTCCGAGCTGAAGCTGCGTCTGCgtctggtggaggaggaggctaaCATCCTAGGGAGAAAGATTGTGGAGCTGGag GTGGAGAACCGGGGACTGAGGGCCGAGCTGGACGACCtcaggggagaaggggagggagaaggggggtcCGGTGGCGGGGCTGTGGGCAGGGTACGGGTGGGCCGGGGCCATGGGGAGGCCATGACAGAGCTGAGGCAGCAGCTGCAGCTGGTGGAGGACGAGGCAGagttactgaggaggaacctgGCAGACGCTGAGGATCACAACAAGAGGGTGATGGGAGAACTCAACAAGCTCAGGTTTAAGGCTGGGACACACGAGGGAGGAGCGAGGCATGGAGGAGGGGTGGCAGGAGGAGGAGTAAGCACAGAGAAGGCAGATGCACTGCAGGAAGAACTGAAGACAGCCAGGCTACAGATTAATGATCTCAGTGGGAAG gtGATGCAGCTGCAGTATGAGAACCGTGTTCTGCTCTCCAACATGCAGCGCTACGACCTGGCCTCCCACCTGGCCCTGAGGGGGTGCACAAGCCCCCGGGACAGCGATGCAGAAAGCGACGCGGGTGGGACCGGCCCAAACGTGCACCGCGAGAGTGATGatgactcctcctcctcccgcgTCCTGCCCCCGCACCGCAAACGCGAGGGCCCAGTGGGTGGGGAAAGTGACTCAGATGAGGTGCGGAACCAAACCCGCTGCCTCACACCCACCCGAGGTCTCTACACACCGCCCCCAGAGGTCGCCGCCCGCTTCCTGCCCCGCAGCTCACGGGATCGCCAGCAGATGATCGACATCCGGGTGGAGGCGGAGCGTCTTGGCAGGACCATCGACCGGTTAATTGCCGACACAGCAACCATCATCGCAGAGGCGCGGGTGTACGTTTCCAATGGTGACCTGTATGGGCGAGGCAgcgggggtgaggaggaggatgaggggggTAGGATCAGGGAGCATGAGCTGCTGTACAGGATCAATGCCCAGATGAACGCCTTCAGGAAGGAGCTACAGGGCTTCATAGACAGACTGGAGGTGCCCAAAcctgaggacagggaggaggaacCACTTtcg ATGTTTCAGCCCATCATTTTACTCATCCTCATACTAGTCttattctcctccctctcctatgCCACCATCTTTAAACTTGTCTTTCTGTTTACCCTTTTCTTCGTCCTGTGA
- the LOC129825219 gene encoding uncharacterized protein KIAA0408-like: MEAIELQHSLKRSGRGWGTERGELLDSFDSEMQEWEDQLQDMQRKIEELYNEVQARRGGNYVTMDNSKNDRMIDFGRGHHDNGFCDPYGSHINTTKDHPSAVDGFNHSPNGYGYPVNHQNGGYGYPHSNSEVELGDLLQDYLGHGKTRKTNSAVNNITLVPLLSQHLKEITKGSQDQSVHQDEMKRRPVGNERISKVRFADEEAENRKNRVSHRKSSPCRDLNKENTGANPLLRQREGPPIPPRSTSQMAPPNTFSPALDRKSNAPGVLVDRKCGSPSVLRKFGAMHQENEGKTLTDTGVVTNQVPTENKGPTAICQHKGLGGSRTTGRVPVQKCQADSVVQTARMDCSQKQGAVRDFRRESQLGEGRGTAMASYAHPKGLHAGGQRRTQVGGSPKPKARALGRADRDMGLVQGERARRPAPQPGEPRVDYRNLSGSYVGAQMIQRGGPVAGQKKDNGLIELLDMLDIEHEYSSCPQAAQTAYRQDTQQMSLAESFPATPTRNFSRPARPANQRPPSRWACCAPTALISAPSGPISHPPSTLARTPSPIARTPSPALKQQSFCSYLLHTETAIM; this comes from the exons ATGGAGGCCATCGAACTACAGCACAGTCTGAAGCGGTCTGGAAGGGGCTggggaacagagaggggggagctTCTGGACAGCTTCGACTCAGAGATGCAGGAATGGGAGGACCAGCTGCAGGACATgcagaggaagatagaggag CTTTACAACGAGGTGCAGGCTCGTAGAGGTGGAAATTATGTCACCATGGACAACAGCAAAAATGATAGGATGATTGATTTCGGCCGTGGGCATCATGACAACGGATTCTGTGACCCGTATGGCAGCCACATCAACACCACCAAGGACCACCCCAGTGCTGTAGACGGTTTTAATCACAGCCCCAACGGTTACGGCTACCCCGTCAACCATCAGAATGGCGGCTATGGTTATCCCCATAGCAACAGTGAGGTGGAACTTGGAGACTTGTTGCAGGATTATCTTGGTCACGGAAAGACCCGGAAGACCAACTCAGCTGTCAACAAT ATAACCCTTGTCCCACTTCTCTCTCAGCATCTAAAGGAGATCACTAAAGGGAGCCAGGATCAGTCTGTACACCAGGATGAGATGAAGAGGAGGCCTGTTGGGAATGAAAG GATTAGTAAGGTGCGGTTTGCGGACGAGGAGGCTGAGAACAGGAAGAACAGGGTGTCACACAGAAAGAGTTCCCCTTGCAGGGACCTTAACAAGGAGAACACAGGGGCCAATCccctcctcagacagagagaaggtCCTCCCATACCCCCTCGATCCACGTCCCAGATGGCCCCTCCCAACACCTTCTCCCCAGCCCTGGACAGGAAGTCCAATGCCCCTGGGGTCCTTGTGGACAGGAAGTGTGGTAGCCCCTCGGTCCTCAGGAAGTTTGGAGCCATGCACCAGGAAAACGAGGGCAAAACCCTCACTGATACCGGTGTGGTGACCAACCAGGTGCCTACCGAGAACAAGGGCCCCACCGCCATCTGTCAGCACAAAGGGCTGGGCGGCAGCAGGACGACTGGGCGCGTGCCTGTCCAGAAGTGCCAAGCAGATTCCGTCGTGCAGACAGCGAGGATGGACTGCAGCCAAAAACAAGGGGCAGTGAGAGACTTTAGGAGAGAGAGCCagctgggtgagggtagaggcACCGCAATGGCTAGCTATGCTCACCCTAAAGGACTCCATGCAGGGGGTCAGAGGAGGACCCAGGTGGGAGGCAGCCCCAAGCCCAAAGCAAGGGCTCTCGGAAGGGCAGACAGAGACATGGGTCTGGTCCAGGGGGAGAGGGCCAGGAGGCCTGCACCCCAGCCTGGGGAACCCAGAGTGGACTACAGGAACCTGAGTGGATCCTATGTTGGGGCTCAGATGATCCAGAGGGGAGGGCCAGTTGCAGGTCAGAAGAAGGACAATGGACTCATTGAGCTACTGGATATGCTGGACATTGAGCACGAGTACAGCTCCTGCCCCCAAGCCGCACAGACTGCCTACAGACAGGACACACAGCAG ATGAGCCTAGCCGAATCATTCCCAGCAACCCCCACAAGGAACTTCTCTCGTCCTGCTCGTCCAGCTAATCAACGTCCTCCATCCAGGTGGGCTTGCTGTGCCCCCACCGCCTTGATCTCTGCCCCGTCCGGCCCAATTTCCCACCCCCCAAGCACCTTGGCACGCACTCCTAGCCCGATAGCAAGAACCCCAAGCCCCGCCCTGAAGCAGCAATCTTTCTGCTCCTATTTGCTCCACACTGAGACTGCCATCATGTGA